DNA from Rhizobacter sp. J219:
GCCAGCCTCGCTCAAGGCCAAGGTGCCGCCGAAGTCGGGTGAACGCGCTCACCAGTGGCCCACCCGCGAGCACCCGCGCAAGGTGCTGATGCTGATGGGCTGCGTGCAGCCGGCGATGATGCCCAACATCAACAGCGCCACTGCGCGTGTGCTCGATGCGGCCGGCATCCAGACGCTCGTCGCCGACGACGCTGGCTGCTGCGGTGCCATCCGCACGCACCTGGCCGACGTCGAAGGTGGCCGCGGCGACATGCGCCGCAACATCGACGCCTGGTGGCCGCTGGTGGTCGCGGGAAAGGTCGAGGCCATCGTGATGAACGTCTCGGGCTGCGGCGTGACGGTGAAGGACTACGGCCATGCGCTGGCTGCCGACCCGGCCTATGCCGACAAGGCCCGGCGCATCAGCGAGCTGACGAAGGACCTGAGCGAGCTTCTCGAAGACATCGCCCCGAAGCTCAAGACGCGACTGCGCAAGCCGAAGGCGCGGCGGCTGACCTTCCATCCGCCGTGCACGCTGCAGCACGGCCAGCAGCTGCGCGGCGGTGTGGAAACGCACCTGGCCACGCTCGGCTACGAGGTTCAGCTGGCGGCGGCCGAGAGCCACCTGTGCTGCGGTTCGGCCGGCACCTATTCGGTCCTGCAGCCGGAGCTCGCCACGAAGCTGCGCGACCGCAAGATCGGCCATCTGCAGGCGACAGAACCCGAGGTGATCGTCTCGGCCAACATCGGCTGCATCCAGCACCTGCAGACCGGCACGTCGACGCCGGTGCGGCACTGGATCGAGGTGCTCGACGAGGCCTTGATGTGATGACGACCCCTCGGGCCCGCGCGCGAGGGGTCGCTTATTTGGCCGGTGCCACCTCGAAGGTCACCTCCTGCCGACCCACGCGCTTGAGTGTGTCCGCCACCTGGATGATGAGCCGGTGGCTGCCTTCGGGCAGGCTGGCGTTGGGCGCTTCCACACCCGTCGGTGTGACCTTCGCGTGGGCGGCCAGGCGCTCGGTCACGTCGAGGCGCAGGCGGCCGTAGAGCACGCGAAAGCTCGACAGGTCGATGGTCGCACCGTCGTTCGCCGACCAGCGCACGACGATGTTGACCGCGCCGGCCAGCGGGCGCTTCACGTCGGGCGAGAGCAGCTCGATGGTGGGCGCGCCCGGCATCGACAGCGCCTTGGTGGCGTAGGCGGGTGCGGCGGCATCGCGCCGGGCTTCGTCGGCGGTGACGAGTTCGAAGGCCTGTGCCGGCCAGGCGAGCGCTGCGGCAGCCAGCAGCACGAAGCGTCGGAAGGAGGCGAAGCGGTTCACGGGTCGATCTTGCAACAGCGGGGCGCGGCATGGCACGCGCATGGCTCGATGGTGCGACTTATCCCACGTGTTCGGCAGCTGACCAAGGTCATGGCCGTGGCCGCTCGGGCTCAGCGATAAATGCCACCATGCGCCATCTGCTCGTGCTGCTGCTCCTCACCGTGTGTGCCACGACCGCACGCGCCGAAGACCGTGCGCTGCTCATCGGCGTGGGCCAGTACCGCGAGGCGGCCATGGGGGCCGACCTGCCCGGCATCGAGACTCGACATCGGCGTGATGAAGGAGTTGGCCGAAAGCCTGGGCTTCAAGCCTGCGGCCACCCGCGTGCTGTTGAACCAGCAGGCCACGCAGGCCGGCGTGCGCCAGGCCCTTCAACAGTGGCTGGTGGACGGCACCTCGCCCACCGACCGTGTGCTCATCTACTACAGCGGCCACGGCACGCAGCTGCCCGACGAAGACGGCGACGAGGACGACGGCCTCGACGAAGCCTGGACGTTGCACGACATGGCGCCGGCGCAACGCCAGGGCCGCGCCACGCTCGACGGCGTGCTGCTCGACGACGAGCTGGCCGAGACGCTCGCACGCATCCCGAGCCGCCAGGTGCTGGTGCTGGTCGACGCCTGCCACAGCGGCACCTCCACCCGCTCGCTCTTCGGCGGTGTGCCGCGGCTGGGCGCGCAGCAGGCGGTGGGCAAGTTCTACCGCGTGCCGCAGGCGGAGCCGGCTGCGGCACCGGTGCAGCGCAGCGCTGCCCGTGGCCACAACCACCTGGCGATCAGCGCGGCGCGCGATGCCGAGCAGTCGCTGGCCACCGAGCGTGGCAGTGTGTTCACGATGGCCCTGCGCGACGCGGTGGCCGCGCGGCGCGGGGCGGGGCAGGTGTCGATGCGCGAGCTGTGGCGGGCGGCCTCGGCCTTCATCGCGACTCGGCTCGACGGGCCACTGCGCTTCCACCCGCAGCTCGACGGCAACCTCTCGCTGGCCGACGTGGCGGTGCCGCTGCCCTCGCTCGCCGCGGGCGAGGGCCCGGCGTGGCGCAAGGTGCAGCAGCTGGCGGCGGGCGCGGGCGGCGTGAGCGTTGCCTTCGGCAGGCCGCGTTATGCGGAAGGGGCACGCATGCGCCTGGAAGTGCGCAGCGCCCACGAGGGTTATCTCAATGTGGTGAGTGTGGGCCCCGATGGTGTGCCGCAGGTGCTGTTCCCGAATGCGCAGCACCGCGATCATCGTGTGCAGGCGGGCGCTGTGCTCACGCTGCCGACGCCGGCGATGAAGATCGACTTCACCGCCGCACGGCCCTTCGGCGCCACGCTGGTGGCGGCCATCGTCACGCGCGAGCCGGTCGACCTGCACACGCTCGCCGATGGCGAGCACGACGAGCAGGGCGTGCTGCGCGAGGTGGTGGGGCAGCTCTCCGAGGCCGGCGTGCAGCGCTTGCAATCGCTGCGCGACTCGGCGGGCTACGCCGCCGGCACGGCGGTCGTACGGGTGTGCCCGCTGGCGGGCGCGTGCCGCTGAGCTATGCCTTGTGCCGAGAGGCAAGAGACCACCGTTTGATGACATCCGCGTGACATGCCCCTGGCCCGCGCTGGCCTTGTCGGCCCATGCCAACGAAGCGCGGGTTGTCACGGATCTGTCGTCAAGCGATGGGGGTCGGCTTGGTTGAATCGTGCGGTCTTGAACTGCAAGACTGCACTCATCCACTCGCAGTACGAACCATGAAGAAAACCCTTCTCGCCCTCTCGGTCCTGGCTGGCTTTACCGGCGCAGCTTCGGCCCAATCCACCGTGACGCTGTTCGGCGTGATCGACGCCAACCTTCGTCAGATCGACAACAACGGCACCAAGGTGCGCCAGCTCGGCACCGATGGCCTGTCCAGCAGCCGCCTGGGCTTCCGTGGCACTGAAGACCTCGGCGGCGGCCTGAAGGCTGGCTTCTGGCTCGAAGCCGCGCTCAACCCCGATGACGGCACCACCAACAGCAGCGGCAAGTTCTGGCACCGCCGCTCGACCGTGAGCCTCGAAGGTGGCTTCGGTGAAGTGCGCCTCGGCCGCGACTTCACGCCCACCTACACCGCCATCGGCGCCTACGACGCCTTCAGCGACAACGGCGTGGGCAAGATCACCAACCTGCAGTCGCGCCTGACCGGCACCGTCAACACCACGAGCCGTGCCGACAACGAGGTGCAGTACTTCCTGCCGAAGGACCTGGGCGGCGTGTACGGCAACCTGGCCGTTGCGGCCGGCGAGGGCACCGTCGGCAACAAGTACGTCGGCGGCCGTGTCGGCTACGCGGGCGGCCCGCTCGATGTGTCGGTGGCCTTCGGCCAGACCGATGCCAACGCTGCCGAAGACAAGTACGAGGTCACCACGCTGGGCGCGGCCTACAACTTCGGCTTCATGCGCCTCCTGGCCTCGTACTCGCAGTTCGAGTTCCTGGTGCGCGAAGAGAAGCTCTTCAACCTGGGCGCCACCGTGCCGGTGGGTTCGGCGGGCCTGATCCGCGCCTCGTATGGCCGTGCCGACCTGTCGGGCGGCGCTGCCGGCAGCACGACCGCCAACGATTCGGACGCCGACCTGCTGGCCATCGGCTACGTGCACAACCTGTCCAAGCGCACGGCGCTCTACGGTACCTACGCGCAGATCAGCAACAAGGGCGCGCAGACCTTCGCCGTGGGCAGCACCACCCCGGCACTGCCCGGCGGCAAGAAGTCGACCGGCATCGAGTTCGGCCTGCGCCACTCGTTCTGAGCGCCGTCTG
Protein-coding regions in this window:
- the glcF gene encoding glycolate oxidase subunit GlcF — protein: MQTKLAPEFKGTPDGDAAEAILRKCVHCGFCTATCPTYQLLGDETDGPRGRIYLMKQVLEGEPVTQSTQLHLDRCLTCRNCESTCPSGVQYGQLVDIGRKIVEARVPRPPKERAVRWLLKEGLPSPLFGPAMKLGQMVRPLLPASLKAKVPPKSGERAHQWPTREHPRKVLMLMGCVQPAMMPNINSATARVLDAAGIQTLVADDAGCCGAIRTHLADVEGGRGDMRRNIDAWWPLVVAGKVEAIVMNVSGCGVTVKDYGHALAADPAYADKARRISELTKDLSELLEDIAPKLKTRLRKPKARRLTFHPPCTLQHGQQLRGGVETHLATLGYEVQLAAAESHLCCGSAGTYSVLQPELATKLRDRKIGHLQATEPEVIVSANIGCIQHLQTGTSTPVRHWIEVLDEALM
- a CDS encoding DUF4384 domain-containing protein — translated: MKELAESLGFKPAATRVLLNQQATQAGVRQALQQWLVDGTSPTDRVLIYYSGHGTQLPDEDGDEDDGLDEAWTLHDMAPAQRQGRATLDGVLLDDELAETLARIPSRQVLVLVDACHSGTSTRSLFGGVPRLGAQQAVGKFYRVPQAEPAAAPVQRSAARGHNHLAISAARDAEQSLATERGSVFTMALRDAVAARRGAGQVSMRELWRAASAFIATRLDGPLRFHPQLDGNLSLADVAVPLPSLAAGEGPAWRKVQQLAAGAGGVSVAFGRPRYAEGARMRLEVRSAHEGYLNVVSVGPDGVPQVLFPNAQHRDHRVQAGAVLTLPTPAMKIDFTAARPFGATLVAAIVTREPVDLHTLADGEHDEQGVLREVVGQLSEAGVQRLQSLRDSAGYAAGTAVVRVCPLAGACR
- a CDS encoding porin — its product is MKKTLLALSVLAGFTGAASAQSTVTLFGVIDANLRQIDNNGTKVRQLGTDGLSSSRLGFRGTEDLGGGLKAGFWLEAALNPDDGTTNSSGKFWHRRSTVSLEGGFGEVRLGRDFTPTYTAIGAYDAFSDNGVGKITNLQSRLTGTVNTTSRADNEVQYFLPKDLGGVYGNLAVAAGEGTVGNKYVGGRVGYAGGPLDVSVAFGQTDANAAEDKYEVTTLGAAYNFGFMRLLASYSQFEFLVREEKLFNLGATVPVGSAGLIRASYGRADLSGGAAGSTTANDSDADLLAIGYVHNLSKRTALYGTYAQISNKGAQTFAVGSTTPALPGGKKSTGIEFGLRHSF